The following proteins come from a genomic window of Ictalurus furcatus strain D&B chromosome 12, Billie_1.0, whole genome shotgun sequence:
- the LOC128615584 gene encoding uncharacterized protein LOC128615584, protein FRACLMQVCNSGWWAFNEAHKNMDQIRLHTMAVPDYMKTAVKILFQGNDEVVQAHLPDQLENIRVIADDCLELANSTEKRFTDVINIIQELLEACVNAEGFYGEELDAVKKKLDEAKLRKQSSEEAAKLSDKAMKSMERQLQEAQESYKNAMDSLPSGMTILYMDLVSGMTENITAIVTEVTAMMTKPVTQICEASTKIADTIHYVKGEESAADFVDLINIYSKSSEILMCTENVQKYVKDNTINWKDLYDQKNNATVTDFQTDQFKRIKESLEKCPTCRAKQDAQNICDEGIEICEELAKYAPEGNCEKAQTNQLIERITNLTKSAHSFDSKSKDVTKSPALAPKPPMMYKEESKSVKMSASERASENARFKIVQSRAQLDKTRKIYEKSVENMEKNQKELTEILVTMRNCEVKEIDFNTTIKMLVKGMDAMGRVKEQWEKMVRFFQMVSNIVKTSLTRTLKDFASTSEKTQSLSYDSKLFSKDLLYNQAFQATNIASLVNMIATTYTEVSNKHLMDRVSSLGKLMAMDKEKPEFLYERLKLQDSSDEAQKAILRLVLKNKDEFERKSAARLEKIDKELLAILPPAAPEEIKSIQEAVKSGFTEEEEEDYA, encoded by the coding sequence TTTCGTGCTTGCCTCATGCAAGTGTGTAACTCAGGCTGGTGGGCTTTCAATGAGGCCCATAAGAACATGGATCAGATTAGACTCCACACCATGGCAGTTCCAGATTACATGAAGACGGCTGTGAAGATCCTGTTCCAAGGCAATGATGAGGTTGTACAAGCCCACCTCCCTGATCAGCTGGAGAACATTCGTGTCATTGCAGATGACTGTCTTGAGTTGGCCAATTCAACAGAAAAGCGGTTCACTGATGTCATCAATATTATCCAAGAACTGCTGGAAGCATGTGTAAATGCTGAGGGCTTTTATGGGGAAGAGCTGGATGCTGTCAAGAAGAAACTGGATGAGGCCAAGCTGAGGAAACAGTCATCAGAAGAAGCTGCTAAACTCTCAGACAAAGCAATGAAAAGCATGGAAAGGCAACTTCAGGAAGCACAGGAAAGTTACAAAAATGCAATGGATTCACTACCAAGTGGAATGACAATTTTGTATATGGATCTTGTTTCAGGCATGACTGAGAACATCACAGCTATTGTCACTGAAGTAACAGCCATGATGACAAAGCCAGTGACCCAAATCTGTGAAGCTTCCACAAAAATCGCTGATACAATACATTACGTTAAAGGCGAAGAATCTGCTGCTGATTTTGTTGATTTAATTAACATATATAGCAAGTCTTCAGAAATCCTGATGTGCACAGAGAATgtacaaaagtatgtgaaggaCAACACGATTAACTGGAAAGACTTGTATGATCAAAAGAATAATGCTACAGTAACAGATTTCCAGACAGATCAGTTCAAAAGAATCAAGGAGAGTTTAGAAAAATGCCCAACCTGCAGAGCAAAACAGGATGCCCAAAATATATGTGATGAGGGCATTGAGATCTGTGAAGAACTAGCAAAGTACGCACCAGAGGGGAACTGTGAAAAAGCCCAAACAAATCAGTTGATTGAAAGGATCACAAACCTGACTAAATCAGCTCACAGTTTCGACAGCAAAAGTAAAGATGTCACAAAGTCTCCTGCCCTGGCACCCAAACCACCAATGATGTATAAAGAAGAAAGTAAATCTGTGAAGATGAGTGCTTCAGAAAGGGCATCCGAGAATGCTAGGTTCAAGATAGTGCAGAGCCGTGCTCAACTGGACAAGACCAGAAAGATCTATGAGAAGAGTGTAGAGAACATGGAGAAGAACCAAAAGGAGCTGACTGAAATCCTGGTCACCATGAGGAACTGTGAGGTCAAAGAGATAGACTTTAACACCACCATAAAAATGCTGGTCAAAGGTATGGATGCCATGGGGAGAGTGAAGGAGCAGTGGGAGAAGATGGTTCGCTTCTTTCAGATGGTGTCCAACATTGTGAAAACCAGCCTGACCAGAACCCTTAAAGATTTTGCCTCCACATCTGAGAAGACACAATCACTTTCCTATGACTCAAAACTCTTCTCCAAAGATCTGCTCTATAATCAAGCCTTTCAAGCCACTAACATCGCCAGCCTTGTCAACATGATTGCTACAACCTACACCGAGGTGTCCAACAAACACCTAATGGATCGTGTCAGCTCTCTGGGGAAACTGATGGCCATGGACAAGGAAAAGCCAGAGTTTCTTTATGAGCGTCTGAAGTTACAGGACTCCAGTGATGAGGCTCAGAAAGCCATCTTACGCCTTGTGCTCAAGAACAAGGACGAGTTTGAAAGGAAGAGTGCTGCAAGACTGGAGAAGATTGACAAAGAGCTGCTCGCCATTCTCCCTCCTGCTGCTCCAGAAGAGATAAAGAGCATTCAAGAAGCAGTTAAAAGTGGATTcacagaggaagaggaagaagactaCGCCTGA
- the LOC128616288 gene encoding uncharacterized protein LOC128616288 encodes MTQLYSPEVVLKNTAEAVIVPLKDGISTLNEVYQALIKADVDPVSGQCSNYDYIRQQIVQAHQLLEQSEQTASSGLKSLDENLERLTQDEGKLKREINHTKKNLENLRTEQASSEKIVRESQGDLELARTNLNSTKHTLQNQESRKYNAGIVTGVGAGLFLIPGVGWIAGSAMLIVGAVEMAQSVHAIREAEEEVRKSDTEVKKYQCKVSKYESKISQTRRDISEKDDKLKQTHEEIQKVKKQIESVADFQEKVRSAVHLLGVLSGRASVAEHQTRRFILQEPVMKVMEDVMKATEKITGNELLYNNDITRLLDQLKENSQKLAAMSASENSSNHLSLVMLF; translated from the exons ATGACCCAGCTTTATTCACCTGA AGTTGTGCTGAAGAACACAGCGGAGGCTGTTATTGTTCCATTAAAAGACGGCATCTCCACCCTGAATGAAGTCTATCAGGCCCTGATTAAAGCAGATGTAGATCCTGTTTCTGGGCAATGCTCCAACTACGACTACATCAGACAGCAGATAGTGCAGGCTCATCAACTCCTGGAGCAGTCAGAACAGACGGCCAGTTCAGGGTTAAAGAGTCTGGATGAAAACTTGGAGAGACTTACACAAGATGAGGGAAAACTCAAACGTGAGAtaaatcatacaaaaaaaaacttagagAACTTGAGAACAGAGCAGGCATCTAGTGAAAAAATTGTCAGAGAATCTCAGGGAGATCTGGAGCTGGCCAGGACAAATCTGAattcaacaaaacacacacttcagaatCAGGAAAGCAGGAAATATAATGCTGGAATAGTCACAGGTGTTGGGGCGGGGCTGTTTTTAATACCAGGTGTTGGATGGATTGCAG GTTCTGCCATGTTGATTGTTGGTGCAGTTGAAATGGCTCAGTCAGTGCATGCTATCAGAGAGGCTGAAGAGGAAGTGAGAAAGTCTGATACTGAAGTGAAAAAATACCAATGTAAAGTGTCCAAGTATGAGTCCAAAATTTCCCAGACCAGGCGTGACATCAGTGAGAAAGATGACAAGCTGAAGCAGACGCATGAAGAAATCCAGAAGGTGAAGAAGCAGATCGAGTCTGTAGCTGATTTCCAGGAGAAAGTGAGAAGTGCCGTCCACCTCCTGGGTGTTCTGAGTGGGAGGGCCAGCGTGGCTGAACATCAGACTCGCAGATTCATCCTCCAGGAGCctgtgatgaaggtgatggaggatgtgatgAAGGCCACAGAGAAAATCACAGGGAATGAGCTCCTCTACAACAATGACATAACAAGGCTCCTGGATCAGCTGAAGGAGAACAGCCAGAAGTTGGCAGCCATGTCTGCCTCGGAGAACAGCTCTAACCACTTATCACTGGTTATGTTGTTTTAA